A single genomic interval of Helianthus annuus cultivar XRQ/B chromosome 6, HanXRQr2.0-SUNRISE, whole genome shotgun sequence harbors:
- the LOC110932792 gene encoding valine N-monooxygenase 1, giving the protein MSLTIIFLVIMFIFVGRVLYKKSTSRSSCPLPPGPTPLPFFGCAIQMLLNKPTFRWIDKLMDQFDTPILCLRLGPSTHVIVVSSPDIACEFLKKQDEIFMSRPDVLSAYLISGGYRTAVMSPYGEQWRKMKRVINRDILSPPIQKWLQPKRDEEADQVLRYICNQIEKQDSIVDGASINVRALSQHFFANTMRNIIFGKRFFGQGTEDGGPGEEETEHVAALFVLLKYLYAFCITDYFPWLRGKTDFDGHEKIIRTAIENVRKYHDPLVDERIQMWNNGDRKEKSDILDVLITLENPKLTPEEIKAEIVELMMATIDNTYNAVEWTIGEMINEPMILKRAVEELEHIVGHQRLVEEHDVPQLNYIKACIKEAFRLHPFVSFLPPHVSMMDTTVAGYFIPKGSHVILSRYGVGRNPNVWADPLRFNPDRHLHGEEKHVVLSDNNLRLISFSTGKRGCPGIMLGTIMTTMLLARMVQGFTWEAPDNERSVELVESHDDICLATPLVAIAKPRLPGYMYPTY; this is encoded by the exons ATGTCTTTAACCATCATCTTCCTTGTCATTATGTTCATATTTGTTGGTAGGGTTCTATACAAGAAATCTACAAGCCGCTCATCGTGTCCATTACCACCTGGTCCAACACCTTTGCCGTTTTTTGGATGCGCTATCCAAATGCTCCTAAATAAACCGACTTTCCGGTGGATTGATAAGCTTATGGACCAGTTTGACACCCCAATCCTTTGCCTCCGTTTAGGGCCATCAACCCACGTCATTGTGGTTTCATCGCCAGACATAGCATGTGAGTTCCTCAAGAAACAAGATGAAATATTCATGTCAAGGCCTGATGTCCTTTCAGCCTATCTAATAAGTGGTGGATACCGCACTGCAGTCATGTCCCCGTATGGAGAACAATGGAGGAAGATGAAAAGAGTTATAAATCGGGATATTCTTTCACCACCAATACAAAAATGGCTTCAACCTAAACGTGACGAAGAAGCTGATCAAGTTCTCAGGTACATATGTAACCAAATAGAGAAACAAGACTCTATAGTTGATGGCGCGTCAATAAACGTTCGTGCTCTGAGCCAACATTTCTTTGCAAATACAATGAGGAATATTATTTTCGGGAAACGATTCTTTGGGCAAGGAACTGAAGATGGAGGGCCAGGTGAAGAAGAAACTGAACATGTTGCTGCACTTTTTGTCTTGCTCAAGTACCTTTATGCGTTTTGTATCACTGATTACTTCCCATGGTTAAGAGGGAAGACAGACTTTGATGGACATGAAAAGATAATTCGGACTGCAATCGAAAATGTTCGAAAGTATCATGATCCATTGGTCGATGAACGCATTCAAATGTGGAACAATGGAGATAGAAAGGAAAAATCTGATATACTTGATGTTCTTATCACACTTGAAAATCCTAAGCTTACGCCAGAGGAGATTAAAGCCGAAATTGTT GAACTAATGATGGCCACAATTGATAACACGTATAATGCGGTAGAATGGACGATTGGTGAGATGATCAATGAACCTATGATCCTGAAGAGAGCAGTTGAGGAGTTGGAGCATATAGTAGGTCACCAAAGGCTAGTCGAAGAGCATGATGTACCCCAACTCAATTACATAAAGGCATGCATCAAGGAAGCTTTTAGGTTGCACCCGTTTGTATCTTTTCTTCCGCCACATGTTTCTATGATGGATACTACAGTTGCTGGTTACTTCATACCTAAGGGTAGCCATGTTATACTGAGTCGATATGGGGTAGGAAGGAATCCCAATGTGTGGGCAGACCCGTTGCGCTTTAACCCAGATCGACATCTACATGGGGAAGAAAAACATGTGGTTCTTTCAGATAATAACCTTAGGTTGATCTCATTTAGCACGGGGAAACGTGGTTGTCCTGGAATAATGTTAGGCACAATCATGACTACAATGTTGTTAGCAAGGATGGTCCAGGGTTTCACCTGGGAGGCACCGGATAATGAGCGATCAGTTGAGCTTGTTGAAAGTCACGATGACATTTGCTTGGCTACACCGCTTGTGGCAATTGCTAAGCCACGGTTGCCAGGGTACATGTACCCTACATATTAA